A single region of the Selenomonas sp. oral taxon 920 genome encodes:
- the serS gene encoding serine--tRNA ligase, whose protein sequence is MLDMKFVRENLSAVQEMLKNRCNALDLSPFAALDERRRAILQDVEEKKARRNAVSKEIGVRKKAGESADDVVAEMRALGDEIAALDEDLRDVELKLRELLLQIPNMPKADVPIGKDDTENPEVRRWGAPRTFDFEPQAHWDIGEKLGVLDAERAAKVTGARFTFYKGLGARLERACINFMMDLHAEKHGYTEMLAPYIVNEASMVGTGQLPKFAEDMFKLDGLDYYLVPTAEVPTTNYHRDEILDAERLPEYYTSYTACFRAEAGSAGRDTRGLIRQHQFNKVELIKFVAPETSWDELETMVEAAEDVLKTLELPYRVVQLCTGDMSFTSAKTYDIEVWMPAQDKYREISSCSNCTDYQARRANIKYRPERGAKPAFLHTLNGSGVAVGRTVAAILENYQQADGSVVVPKALVPYMGGVTVIR, encoded by the coding sequence ATGTTGGATATGAAATTTGTGCGCGAGAATCTGTCGGCGGTACAGGAGATGCTGAAAAACCGCTGCAACGCGCTCGATCTCTCGCCGTTTGCGGCACTGGATGAGCGTCGGCGTGCGATCTTGCAGGACGTGGAGGAGAAGAAGGCGCGCCGCAACGCTGTATCGAAGGAGATCGGCGTACGCAAGAAGGCGGGCGAGAGTGCAGATGATGTAGTTGCGGAGATGCGTGCGCTCGGCGATGAGATCGCGGCGCTCGATGAGGATCTGCGCGATGTAGAGCTGAAGCTGCGTGAGCTGCTGCTCCAGATCCCGAACATGCCGAAGGCAGACGTGCCCATTGGCAAGGACGATACGGAGAATCCAGAGGTGCGCCGTTGGGGCGCGCCTCGTACATTTGATTTCGAACCGCAGGCACATTGGGACATCGGGGAGAAACTCGGCGTGCTTGATGCGGAGCGTGCGGCGAAGGTCACGGGGGCACGCTTTACGTTCTACAAGGGGCTCGGCGCACGGCTTGAACGCGCGTGCATCAACTTCATGATGGATCTCCATGCGGAGAAGCACGGCTACACGGAGATGCTCGCGCCCTACATCGTGAACGAGGCAAGCATGGTCGGGACGGGACAGCTGCCGAAGTTCGCGGAGGATATGTTCAAGCTCGACGGGCTCGACTACTACCTCGTGCCGACGGCAGAGGTGCCGACGACGAACTACCACCGCGATGAGATTCTGGACGCGGAGCGGCTTCCGGAGTACTATACCTCCTATACGGCGTGCTTCCGTGCGGAGGCGGGCAGCGCGGGACGCGACACGCGCGGGCTGATCCGTCAGCACCAGTTCAACAAGGTAGAGCTGATTAAGTTTGTTGCACCCGAGACGAGCTGGGACGAGCTTGAGACGATGGTGGAGGCGGCGGAGGATGTGCTGAAGACGCTTGAACTGCCGTACCGCGTCGTGCAGCTCTGCACGGGCGACATGAGCTTTACCTCGGCGAAGACCTACGATATCGAGGTCTGGATGCCCGCGCAGGACAAATACCGCGAGATATCGTCCTGCTCGAACTGCACGGACTATCAGGCACGCCGTGCAAATATCAAGTATCGTCCGGAGCGTGGGGCAAAGCCCGCATTCCTCCATACGCTGAATGGCTCGGGTGTTGCGGTCGGCCGCACGGTTGCGGCGATCCTCGAGAACTATCAGCAGGCGGACGGTTCTGTCGTTGTGCCGAAGGCACTTGTGCCGTATATGGGCGGCGTTACGGTCATTCGATGA
- a CDS encoding UbiX family flavin prenyltransferase: MKKIIVGITGASGSVYAVRLIDVLREQGIEVHAVITDSGQRVLDYECGVTMEELARRVDVLYPNTDVGAAIASGSFRMDAMVVLPSSMKTAGAIAHGMTDDLLTRAADVTLKEGRRLLLVPRETPMHEIHLENLLRLARAGAVIMPAAPGFYHRPETLDDLVNMMVGKILDRLDIEAELFTRWR; encoded by the coding sequence ATGAAAAAGATTATTGTCGGCATCACGGGGGCAAGCGGCAGTGTATACGCCGTTCGCTTGATTGATGTCCTGCGGGAGCAGGGCATCGAGGTGCACGCCGTCATCACGGACAGCGGACAGCGCGTGCTGGACTACGAGTGCGGCGTAACGATGGAGGAACTTGCGCGGCGCGTTGATGTTCTCTACCCGAATACGGACGTGGGCGCGGCAATCGCAAGCGGCTCGTTCCGTATGGATGCGATGGTCGTCCTGCCCTCCTCGATGAAGACGGCGGGTGCAATCGCCCACGGCATGACGGACGATCTTCTCACGCGTGCGGCGGATGTGACGCTCAAGGAGGGGCGGCGGCTGCTTCTCGTGCCGCGCGAGACACCCATGCACGAGATTCATCTCGAGAACCTGCTGCGGCTCGCACGTGCAGGGGCGGTCATCATGCCCGCTGCGCCCGGATTTTATCATCGACCGGAGACACTGGATGATCTGGTGAATATGATGGTAGGCAAGATCCTCGACCGTCTCGACATCGAGGCGGAGCTCTTTACACGTTGGAGGTGA
- a CDS encoding acyloxyacyl hydrolase, whose product MTFFKAKMTALAAVLALSAAGTAAAAPAEADGHTMQMHMGDSSVQDKKAEIQMDYLEHRGQRRYIDLYNLHVFRQYKEMHGMSLHWGLTVSRAVGSWAEKDTPDVRLDSSAVGAGPAYMVRWTKPLGSKWEASFDATGAVLVYNDVHPAHTRNYGFMWRIGPRMTYKFNERSALSVAYLGHHVSNGQRTKNPGYNGIGFSIGYRYSY is encoded by the coding sequence ATGACTTTTTTCAAAGCGAAAATGACGGCACTTGCGGCTGTGCTCGCGCTGAGCGCGGCGGGGACGGCAGCGGCTGCACCTGCAGAGGCGGACGGACATACGATGCAGATGCACATGGGAGATTCCTCGGTGCAGGACAAGAAAGCCGAGATCCAGATGGACTATCTGGAACATCGCGGACAGCGGCGTTACATTGACCTTTACAATCTGCACGTTTTTCGCCAGTACAAGGAGATGCACGGGATGTCGCTCCACTGGGGGCTGACCGTTTCGCGTGCCGTCGGCTCGTGGGCGGAAAAGGACACGCCCGACGTGCGCCTCGACTCGTCCGCCGTCGGTGCAGGTCCCGCGTATATGGTGCGTTGGACGAAGCCGCTCGGCAGTAAATGGGAGGCATCGTTTGACGCGACAGGCGCGGTCCTCGTATACAACGACGTGCATCCTGCGCACACGCGCAACTACGGCTTTATGTGGCGCATCGGGCCGCGTATGACGTATAAGTTCAACGAGCGCAGCGCACTCAGCGTTGCCTATCTCGGGCATCATGTATCGAACGGACAGCGGACGAAGAACCCCGGCTACAACGGCATTGGTTTTTCGATCGGCTATCGGTATTCATACTAA
- the rnhA gene encoding ribonuclease HI produces MAKKFYAVKRGRKTGIFTVWAECSAQVQGFQGAVYKGFMTEAEARDWLDGASDSSAPRAAKSGAAAKKTSAPTVEEPVDADYIIHTDGSCLRNPGGAGGWAAVIETLATGEVRECSGGDPETTNNRMELTAALEAMNAVPEGASVALYTDSQYLKNAFTKFWLPAWKKRGWKKADGEPVLNQDLWMRLDAAFAARRVQFHWVKGHAGNPRNERCDELARSEAERFSR; encoded by the coding sequence GTGGCAAAGAAATTTTACGCCGTGAAGCGTGGGCGCAAAACGGGCATCTTCACCGTATGGGCAGAGTGTTCCGCGCAGGTGCAGGGCTTTCAGGGCGCAGTGTATAAGGGCTTTATGACCGAAGCAGAAGCGCGTGACTGGCTGGATGGTGCGTCGGATTCGTCTGCGCCGCGTGCTGCAAAGAGCGGCGCAGCCGCGAAAAAAACATCCGCGCCGACCGTCGAAGAACCCGTTGACGCGGACTATATCATCCACACGGATGGCTCGTGTCTCCGCAATCCCGGCGGCGCGGGCGGCTGGGCTGCCGTCATTGAGACGCTCGCAACAGGCGAGGTCAGAGAGTGCAGCGGCGGCGACCCCGAGACGACGAACAACCGCATGGAACTGACGGCGGCACTTGAGGCAATGAACGCCGTGCCGGAGGGCGCGAGTGTCGCACTCTATACAGACAGTCAGTATCTCAAGAATGCATTCACGAAGTTCTGGCTGCCCGCGTGGAAGAAGCGCGGATGGAAGAAGGCGGACGGCGAACCCGTGCTCAATCAGGATCTCTGGATGCGGCTCGATGCTGCGTTTGCCGCACGGCGTGTACAATTCCATTGGGTCAAGGGACATGCGGGCAACCCACGCAACGAACGCTGTGACGAGCTTGCGCGGAGCGAGGCGGAGAGATTTTCTCGTTGA
- a CDS encoding MlaE family ABC transporter permease, which yields MQRIFEAVGRFVLTHLANIGRITLLYAETARQVTQRLRVKSIVYQMAHLGVDSLLIVGLTLLFTGIVLTLQIAHEFIRYGAQSTIGAVIAIGIGRELGPVLVGVVCAGRVGAAITAEVSTMKVTEQIDALRVMAVSPVNYLIVPRMLACMIVVPVLTVFGDVIGVLGGYLTAVHYSGISPYTFTHSVTQFAEIYDMTGGLIKAIFFGNVIAVLGCHYGLNAPSGAEGVGRATMQTVVTSIIVIFILNAVLTFFLF from the coding sequence ATGCAGCGCATCTTCGAGGCGGTGGGACGCTTTGTCCTCACACATCTTGCGAACATAGGGCGCATCACCCTCCTCTACGCTGAGACGGCGCGGCAGGTCACACAGCGTCTTCGCGTTAAGAGCATCGTCTACCAGATGGCGCACCTCGGTGTGGATTCTCTCCTCATCGTCGGGCTTACACTTCTCTTCACAGGCATTGTGCTGACCCTCCAAATCGCGCACGAGTTCATCCGCTACGGAGCGCAGAGCACCATCGGCGCGGTCATCGCTATCGGTATCGGGCGCGAGCTCGGCCCTGTCCTCGTCGGCGTCGTCTGCGCCGGGCGTGTGGGCGCAGCGATTACGGCGGAGGTCTCCACGATGAAGGTCACGGAGCAGATCGACGCGCTGCGCGTCATGGCGGTCAGTCCAGTGAACTACCTCATTGTGCCGCGTATGCTCGCGTGCATGATCGTCGTTCCTGTCCTCACCGTATTCGGTGATGTGATCGGTGTTCTCGGAGGCTACCTTACAGCGGTGCACTACTCGGGCATATCGCCCTACACCTTCACACACTCCGTCACACAGTTTGCAGAGATCTACGATATGACGGGAGGACTTATCAAGGCGATCTTCTTCGGCAATGTCATCGCCGTTCTCGGCTGCCATTACGGGCTGAACGCGCCAAGCGGCGCGGAGGGAGTCGGCAGGGCGACCATGCAGACCGTTGTCACCTCCATCATTGTCATTTTTATTCTGAACGCCGTCTTGACGTTCTTCTTGTTCTGA
- a CDS encoding ABC transporter ATP-binding protein: MIRLNNVKKCFGDKEALKGISLTIEKGETIAIIGGSGSGKSTLLRLMIGLDRPTSGEIYLGGDNIAVMSEDALDRVRLRMGMVFQYSALFDSMSVGENVAFGLREHTTKSEDEIQRIVAEKLALVGLPDAAAMMPQELSGGMKKRVGLARAIATDPEIIFYDEPSSGLDPIMTAKIDELIIDMQRKLDVTSIVVTHDMASASRIADRIAMIYEGQLIAVDTAERFQDIKDERVQAFFRTLHHRREVGA; encoded by the coding sequence ATGATACGACTGAACAACGTCAAAAAGTGTTTCGGGGACAAAGAAGCACTCAAGGGGATCAGCCTCACCATCGAAAAAGGGGAGACTATCGCCATTATCGGCGGCTCCGGCTCGGGCAAGTCCACCCTCCTGCGCCTGATGATCGGACTGGATCGTCCCACCTCGGGCGAGATCTACCTCGGCGGTGACAATATCGCTGTGATGAGTGAGGACGCACTTGACCGCGTGCGTCTGCGCATGGGCATGGTATTCCAGTACTCCGCACTCTTTGACTCCATGAGCGTAGGGGAGAATGTCGCGTTCGGACTGCGGGAACATACGACAAAGAGCGAGGATGAGATTCAGCGCATTGTGGCGGAAAAACTTGCGCTTGTTGGACTGCCCGACGCGGCGGCGATGATGCCGCAGGAGCTTTCGGGCGGCATGAAAAAACGCGTGGGGCTTGCGCGTGCGATTGCGACCGATCCCGAGATCATCTTCTACGATGAGCCGAGCTCGGGACTGGATCCCATCATGACGGCAAAGATTGACGAGCTGATTATTGATATGCAGCGAAAACTCGACGTGACCTCGATTGTCGTTACACACGATATGGCGAGTGCGAGCCGCATTGCCGACCGCATCGCCATGATTTACGAGGGGCAGCTCATCGCCGTCGATACGGCGGAGCGATTTCAGGATATCAAGGATGAGCGTGTGCAGGCGTTTTTCCGTACGCTGCATCATCGCAGGGAGGTTGGAGCATGA
- a CDS encoding MlaD family protein, with amino-acid sequence MSAEAKVGVFTLGGAALLIAVVMFFGGLRLGGSQDYMLYAGFGRAVGLNPEAQVLLSGVPVGQVEEIVSDGLGVTVSMRIRDGVKIPRGSSVTIGQPGIMGDKFVIITPSSNVDFYANGDYLYGENEMGMDTMFTELNKMIIQVEAMLTSINNIVGAPGFQSSMVQLVVNMEQMTAHLDGLTATLEQMANENRGNLHAMLANMNTMSANLAQTTASVERIMANLETVGADPQTAENLRKTLENITASSERILHIAEGIEAVAGDKQTQEDARALIHNARTMTDKAGGLMGRLQNVKVTPKVDAMYSGKADDWRTNFNLDVGEKQGMYATFGVDDIGGGDKFNAQVGKRGTSFGARAGVVAGAAGIGVDAYAGEKFKFSADAYNPNDFTLRLRAQYQLRDSTYLFGEWNDVNDSKRRAFYTGVRQEF; translated from the coding sequence ATGAGTGCAGAGGCAAAGGTCGGAGTGTTTACACTTGGGGGGGCGGCACTCCTCATCGCTGTCGTCATGTTCTTTGGCGGCCTGCGTCTTGGCGGCAGTCAGGATTATATGCTCTATGCGGGGTTTGGCCGTGCAGTCGGACTGAATCCCGAGGCGCAGGTGCTTCTCTCGGGTGTTCCCGTTGGACAGGTCGAGGAGATCGTGAGCGATGGGCTGGGGGTTACTGTCTCCATGCGAATTCGAGACGGTGTAAAGATCCCACGCGGCTCTTCCGTCACCATTGGTCAGCCGGGCATCATGGGGGATAAATTCGTCATCATCACACCCTCGTCCAATGTCGATTTTTATGCGAATGGAGACTATCTCTACGGCGAGAACGAGATGGGCATGGACACGATGTTCACCGAGCTGAACAAGATGATTATTCAAGTCGAGGCAATGCTCACCTCCATCAACAACATCGTCGGCGCACCAGGCTTCCAGAGCTCGATGGTGCAGCTCGTTGTCAACATGGAGCAGATGACGGCACACCTCGATGGACTGACCGCGACACTCGAACAGATGGCGAACGAGAATCGCGGCAACCTGCACGCCATGCTCGCAAACATGAACACGATGTCGGCGAATCTCGCGCAGACCACCGCGAGCGTCGAGCGCATCATGGCGAATCTTGAGACCGTCGGCGCGGACCCGCAGACAGCGGAAAATCTCAGAAAGACGCTTGAAAACATCACCGCCTCCTCTGAGCGCATCCTGCACATCGCCGAGGGCATCGAGGCGGTCGCAGGTGACAAGCAGACACAGGAGGACGCGCGTGCCCTCATTCACAATGCACGCACTATGACAGACAAGGCAGGCGGGCTCATGGGGCGGCTGCAGAACGTCAAGGTTACGCCGAAAGTAGACGCGATGTACAGCGGCAAGGCGGATGACTGGCGTACGAATTTCAACCTCGACGTCGGTGAGAAACAGGGAATGTACGCGACGTTCGGCGTGGACGACATCGGCGGAGGTGACAAGTTCAATGCGCAGGTCGGCAAGCGCGGCACATCTTTCGGTGCACGCGCGGGGGTCGTTGCGGGTGCGGCGGGCATCGGTGTGGATGCGTACGCAGGGGAGAAATTCAAGTTCTCCGCCGATGCCTACAACCCGAACGACTTTACCCTTCGGCTTCGTGCCCAGTATCAGCTGCGTGACAGCACTTACCTCTTCGGCGAGTGGAACGATGTGAACGACAGCAAGCGCCGTGCGTTCTATACGGGTGTACGGCAGGAGTTTTGA
- a CDS encoding enoyl-CoA hydratase/isomerase family protein, which produces MYDHIKLSVQDGIATITIDRPASNNALNAQMFRDLISAVEHCGADDDVKVLIVTGAGKNFSAGGDIKEMASFDFISYELSLLTGQASLSLRRCSKPVIAMVNGAAAGAGCGIALGADFRIMTEESYLLTAFSNVALPGDTGCIYHLKQIVGLARTIELMALSAPVYGEEALRLGLATRLAPDGKLAEETHAFAAKLLRRPLGALAMQKQLCYEVFYRDYMAYSRLEAENLARAGASADHREAVTAFLEGRKPVFNQDEH; this is translated from the coding sequence ATGTACGATCATATCAAGTTATCCGTTCAGGATGGAATTGCAACAATCACGATTGACCGTCCTGCCTCGAACAATGCGCTGAATGCGCAGATGTTCCGCGATCTGATCTCTGCAGTGGAGCACTGCGGTGCGGATGATGACGTGAAGGTTCTCATCGTCACGGGCGCAGGCAAGAATTTCTCCGCCGGCGGAGACATCAAGGAGATGGCATCGTTCGACTTCATCAGCTATGAACTCTCGCTCCTGACGGGACAGGCATCACTTTCCCTGCGTCGCTGCTCGAAGCCCGTGATTGCAATGGTGAACGGCGCTGCCGCAGGTGCGGGCTGCGGGATTGCGCTCGGTGCGGACTTCCGCATCATGACGGAGGAGAGTTATCTGCTCACGGCGTTCTCGAACGTCGCACTCCCCGGTGATACGGGCTGTATCTATCATTTGAAACAGATCGTCGGGCTTGCGCGGACGATTGAACTCATGGCGCTGAGTGCTCCCGTCTACGGTGAGGAGGCACTGCGTCTGGGGCTTGCGACGCGGCTCGCTCCCGATGGGAAGCTCGCAGAGGAGACGCATGCCTTTGCCGCGAAGCTGCTGCGCCGCCCACTCGGCGCACTCGCGATGCAAAAGCAGCTCTGCTATGAGGTGTTCTACCGCGACTACATGGCGTACAGCCGCCTCGAGGCGGAGAACCTCGCGCGGGCGGGCGCGTCTGCCGATCACCGCGAGGCAGTGACCGCGTTTCTTGAGGGACGGAAGCCTGTGTTTAATCAAGACGAACATTGA
- a CDS encoding TolC family protein gives MVLKNRERFVGHLVRALALTAAVGLFTGTVSAETMHVDLRRSVQMALENNRTIKQALTDVDAAHASLAQANRSMGPTLTWQTSANRVGGEAYEGTGVKYNYGNTGTIALPVYNAALNAQRRAARYGLNAADFALEQTKQSIRLTATMDYFNILQARNLVKVREETVATLTTHLADVNAQFRVGTVARADVLASEVELANAQQNLTTAKNTYEVAVATLNNVIGVPTDTMLTINDELRYTGYDLSLDDCTDYGLIYRADGAAAVYAVKQAQAGVRTAQAGYHPTVNAAATRSIAGERPFKDDHKSSNTWAVGVSASWNIFDSGVTAAQVTAAKAKLRKAEESLAETDEKIRLDVRTAYLNLRAAEQNIKTTEKAVKQAEEDYNIARVRYNAGVGTNLEVMRASDNLTTARMNYSTALYSYNTGKASLDNAMGVPVDLDAVRYRTAEEDGARAAEARAEAQLHEGALFETPKDAAVRPVPARAPMDAAAAAAARVKAANAAYEAEMSK, from the coding sequence ATGGTTTTGAAGAACAGGGAACGTTTTGTCGGGCACCTTGTACGGGCGCTGGCTTTGACTGCCGCAGTCGGGCTTTTTACGGGGACCGTTTCGGCAGAGACGATGCATGTGGATCTCAGGCGCTCGGTGCAGATGGCGCTCGAGAACAACCGCACGATCAAACAGGCGCTGACGGATGTGGATGCAGCGCACGCCTCGCTCGCGCAGGCGAACCGCTCGATGGGGCCGACGCTGACGTGGCAGACGTCGGCGAACCGCGTTGGCGGTGAGGCATATGAGGGGACGGGCGTTAAATACAACTACGGAAATACGGGCACGATCGCGCTGCCGGTCTACAATGCGGCGCTGAATGCGCAGCGCAGAGCGGCGCGTTACGGGCTGAATGCAGCAGATTTTGCACTCGAGCAGACGAAGCAGTCAATCCGTCTGACGGCCACGATGGATTATTTCAACATTCTTCAGGCGCGCAATTTGGTGAAGGTGCGCGAGGAGACGGTGGCGACGCTGACGACGCATCTCGCGGACGTGAATGCGCAGTTCCGCGTGGGTACGGTGGCGCGTGCGGATGTCCTTGCCTCGGAGGTGGAGCTGGCGAACGCGCAGCAGAACCTGACGACAGCGAAGAATACCTATGAGGTTGCCGTTGCGACGCTAAACAACGTGATTGGCGTGCCGACGGATACGATGCTTACGATCAACGATGAGCTGCGCTATACGGGGTACGACCTTTCGCTGGATGACTGCACGGACTATGGACTCATCTACCGTGCGGATGGTGCTGCTGCCGTCTATGCGGTAAAGCAGGCGCAGGCGGGCGTGCGCACGGCACAGGCGGGGTATCATCCGACGGTGAACGCGGCGGCGACTCGTTCGATTGCGGGTGAGCGTCCGTTCAAGGATGATCACAAGAGCAGCAATACATGGGCGGTTGGAGTCAGCGCTTCGTGGAATATCTTCGACAGCGGTGTGACGGCGGCGCAGGTTACGGCGGCAAAGGCAAAGCTGCGCAAGGCGGAGGAGTCGCTTGCGGAGACGGATGAAAAGATCCGTCTCGATGTGCGCACGGCGTATCTGAACCTGCGTGCGGCAGAGCAGAACATCAAGACCACGGAGAAGGCAGTCAAGCAGGCGGAAGAGGACTACAATATCGCGCGTGTCCGCTACAATGCAGGCGTGGGGACGAATCTTGAGGTCATGCGTGCCTCGGACAATCTGACGACGGCGCGCATGAACTACTCGACGGCGCTCTACAGCTACAATACGGGCAAGGCGAGCCTCGACAATGCGATGGGCGTGCCCGTCGATCTCGATGCCGTACGCTATCGTACAGCAGAGGAGGATGGTGCGCGTGCAGCAGAGGCACGTGCGGAGGCACAGCTGCATGAGGGAGCGCTCTTTGAGACACCGAAGGATGCGGCAGTGCGGCCTGTTCCTGCGCGTGCGCCGATGGACGCCGCAGCGGCTGCTGCGGCGCGTGTGAAGGCGGCGAATGCTGCCTATGAGGCGGAGATGAGCAAATAA